In Lates calcarifer isolate ASB-BC8 linkage group LG23, TLL_Latcal_v3, whole genome shotgun sequence, a single genomic region encodes these proteins:
- the myoz1b gene encoding myozenin-1b isoform X2: protein MPLTTPAPSNKRKKANKIITDLSNISQNDDESDHEAAELDLGTKIKTPKDVMLEELSLAKNKGSKMFRMRQQRVEKFIVTNENMNLQNLLMSPPPIPPKPEMPKEEVVEKTVDEEAEKEMRRKEYVRTYVSPWERAMKGNQELTATMKASMPGPIQIHPELPHYKSFNRTAQPYGGYDKASKMLTFELPEINTATEEPEPLPNLQADIRSRPSFNRTPIGWVCNEDSSNIHMDLDNMPFDGETDDL from the exons ATGCCTCTCACAACTCCTGCCCCTTCTAACAAGAGGAAGAAGGCCAACAAGATCATCACTGACCTGTCCAACATCAGCCAGaatg aTGATGAGTCAGACCACGAGGCTGCCGAGCTCGACCTGGGCACCAAGATCAAGACGCCCAAGGATGTGATGCTGGAGGAGCTCTCCCTGGCAAAGAACAAGGGTTCCAAGATGTTCAGGATGAGACAGCAGAGAGTTGAGAAGTTCATTGTGACCAATGAGAACATG AACCTCCAGAACCTGCTGATGTCCCCTCCCCCAATCCCACCAAAGCCCGAGATGCCTAAAGaagaag TGGTGGAGAAAACAGTGGATGAGGAGGCGgagaaggagatgaggaggaaggagtaTGTACGCACCTATGTATCGCCATGGGAACGGGCCATGAAGGGTAACCAGGAGCTGACAGCCACCATGAAGGCCTCCATGCCAGGACCCATCCAGATCCACCCAGAACTGCCTCATTACAAGAGCTTCAACAG GACGGCGCAGCCATACGGCGGCTACGACAAGGCGTCCAAGATGCTGACCTTCGAGCTCCCGGAGATCAACACCGCCACTGAGGAGCCGGAACCTCTGCCCAACCTGCAGGCCGACATCCGTTCACGCCCCTCGTTCAACCGCACACCCATCGGCTGGGTCTGCAATGAGGACAGCTCAAACATCCACATGGACCTGGACAACATGCCCTTTGACGGAGAGACAGACGACCTGTGA
- the myoz1b gene encoding myozenin-1b isoform X1 produces MPLTTPAPSNKRKKANKIITDLSNISQNDDESDHEAAELDLGTKIKTPKDVMLEELSLAKNKGSKMFRMRQQRVEKFIVTNENMQNLQNLLMSPPPIPPKPEMPKEEVVEKTVDEEAEKEMRRKEYVRTYVSPWERAMKGNQELTATMKASMPGPIQIHPELPHYKSFNRTAQPYGGYDKASKMLTFELPEINTATEEPEPLPNLQADIRSRPSFNRTPIGWVCNEDSSNIHMDLDNMPFDGETDDL; encoded by the exons ATGCCTCTCACAACTCCTGCCCCTTCTAACAAGAGGAAGAAGGCCAACAAGATCATCACTGACCTGTCCAACATCAGCCAGaatg aTGATGAGTCAGACCACGAGGCTGCCGAGCTCGACCTGGGCACCAAGATCAAGACGCCCAAGGATGTGATGCTGGAGGAGCTCTCCCTGGCAAAGAACAAGGGTTCCAAGATGTTCAGGATGAGACAGCAGAGAGTTGAGAAGTTCATTGTGACCAATGAGAACATG CAGAACCTCCAGAACCTGCTGATGTCCCCTCCCCCAATCCCACCAAAGCCCGAGATGCCTAAAGaagaag TGGTGGAGAAAACAGTGGATGAGGAGGCGgagaaggagatgaggaggaaggagtaTGTACGCACCTATGTATCGCCATGGGAACGGGCCATGAAGGGTAACCAGGAGCTGACAGCCACCATGAAGGCCTCCATGCCAGGACCCATCCAGATCCACCCAGAACTGCCTCATTACAAGAGCTTCAACAG GACGGCGCAGCCATACGGCGGCTACGACAAGGCGTCCAAGATGCTGACCTTCGAGCTCCCGGAGATCAACACCGCCACTGAGGAGCCGGAACCTCTGCCCAACCTGCAGGCCGACATCCGTTCACGCCCCTCGTTCAACCGCACACCCATCGGCTGGGTCTGCAATGAGGACAGCTCAAACATCCACATGGACCTGGACAACATGCCCTTTGACGGAGAGACAGACGACCTGTGA